The sequence below is a genomic window from Wyeomyia smithii strain HCP4-BCI-WySm-NY-G18 chromosome 1, ASM2978416v1, whole genome shotgun sequence.
CCATGGTGAGATTGAGCTGAGCAGAGTTACCCCAGATGTGGTATGTTTAAGCTTTTGTTTTGAATTGCTAGAGgattaattgtgtttgtttcCAGAACTTTATGGATTTATCAGAGAACTATCTGATTCGTTCGGAGGATGTTCACCGAGGTCCTCTGCTGGGGCGAGGTGCGTTCGGCTTTGTGTTCAAAGCGACCTGCAGAACGCGTGGCTCTAAAACGGTAATTCCGGTGGCTATGAAAATGCTTCAACCGGTTGCACCGGGTCCGCGGGCCCGTCAGAGTGCCATCATAGCGTACAAAGCTGCCCTGGGTAAGTGGGAACGGGATCCGCTGCAGCATTCGTGCAAGGCTTACTGTACGGCACGCCAGGAGCTAGCGGTGCTGCTGACTTTGCGCCACTCAAATATTGTTCCGCTGATTGGAGTATGCACTCAGCCACTGGCATTGGTGTTGGATTTGGCACCGAAGGGGGCACTGGATGCGGTGCTGAGACACTTCCGTCGCAGTGGTGCCCGCATCGGTCCTTACTGCTTCCAGTCACTAGTGCTGCAAGCAGCCAAAGCGATGGAGTATCTTCATCGGCGCAGAGTTATCTATCGCGATCTGAAGGCGGAGAATATTCTGGTTTGGGAGTTTCCGGAACCACATGCGTGAGTTGAATTGTTAGGAATTATTGGAGGACATtgctgagttttttttttgtactttttttagAGACGACCACCCGTCGAATGTGGTTCACATCAAGGTGGCTGACTACGGCATCAGCCGTATAACGCTACCGTCCGGTTCCAAAGGTTTCGGGGGTACCGAAGGCTTCATGGCGCCGGAAATTATGCGTCACAACGGGGAAGAAGAGTACACCGAAAAGGTGGACTGCTTCTCCTTCGGAATGTTTCTATATGAGCTGATTGCGTTGCGGCAACCCTTCGAGGGACACGAAGCCGTTAAGGAGTGCATACTGgagggaggacgcccggtgttGACACAACGGGAAACACAGTTCCCCTCATACTGTCTGGATTTGATGGTGCTGTGCTGGGATCAACAGCCGAAGGTTCGTCCTTCCGCTAGCCAGATCGTGTCGATAGCCAGCGCTCCAGAGTTCACACATCTGATTGATGTTTGTTCCCTGAATCACCCCGGTAATACGATGGATGGCATCGCATGTCAGATAGCGAACATTGACGATGAAGCGGTCGTTTCCGCCTATGAGTTGTGGGTGCCCTGTTCTAATTCCCGGATCGACATCCTGTTGGGATCGTTGAAGGGTTGGCAGCAGTATCACAGAATACCTTGCCCACAGATTTCGACCCCGGTTAAGACAGCCGGATCGTCAAGCGGTTATCACTCGCAACCAACTACTCCTCATCAGGGAAAACACACGAAACTTACGACTGCGTGTATTGTCGAGAAGGCCGTTTGGGTCGGAGATGCCGAAGGCAATATCTATGCTTTCAACGCTTCGGATTGTGCACATCTGTTTTCCTATGCTCTTGAGCCGGCTCAGCCTTGTCCCGTCGTTGCGTTGGTCTATCTTAAGAAGTTCAATCGCGTGGCGGCTGGCCTGGAAAATGGACGCCTTTTTCTGCTGGACTCTAGCCTTGTTCCTAGCACGTACGTACTGGCGGAAGGCAGCTTCGTTCTGTCCGAGCTGGGCTCCGGCGAACGGCTTTACAGCGTCTGTCCCTTGTGGACAAACGAAACGGACTGCGAGCTGTGGTGCGGTGATGCGGAAGGAGCTCTCAATGTTTTCTCGTTGAAAAATTCGCACGTTTCCGGTCAGCATCGATTGGTACATTTTCCGGCACCCATTCCGTCGCGTGGCCTCACGGTTGGCCTGCTGTGCGCTTCCGATGAGTACGTCTACTCGTACGTCGCACCCGGTTGCATCCTCTATCAATGGAGTGCCACCGGCAAGCAGATCGAGAACCGGTTGGACTGTTCGAAGCTGGTGCCCTGCTCCGAGAGTCTCAAGAGCATCGCCATCGATGAACATCTCAGCCCGGGAAAATGTCAGGTAAGTTTTGTTTTCGGTTTCTTTTTGGGTTTGGTTTGTATTCTTACACCTCAAAACTATATGGACCTCTCAGGTCAGCGCAATGGCCGCCCTAAACGGTGAGCTGTACGTCGGCACCACCTGGGGCTGCATTATTATCGTCGAAAAGCAATCGCTCCGACCGATCACGATTTTCCGTCCCTTCGAGGAGGACGTTCGCTGTATCATTCCACTGTACGGTGGGGTGACTCCGATGCTGGTTACCATCGGGCGGGGCTATCGGTCGCTGATCGGTCGCTACACGGATGTCACCACCGGTCAGGTTACGACCCCGTCCACCACGGCGCAGGAAAAGCGTTTCAAGGAGTCTCTGCTTAAGGATCGATCGAACAACATGCATGCGCTGATCTGGACCGCAGAGCACTGGACGCCCATTTAAATGGGGACAAATTTTAATGTTTAGAATAGGTGTTTCAACTTTTTCTGTGATTTTACGAATAGCGTTTAAACAGCATGTTCCAGAGATTATCCGAATTGACAAAGTTTTTTGCCTATCTtctaatagaaataaaaatttcgGAAGCTTTAGCAGCTTGTGAATCAGATGTGAGATTGAATAAAACCTTACGAAAGAAAGTCAGAAGCAAAATATTATTCATCATTAATTCCCAGCTTAGTTTTTAAATTCCGCCGCAAACCAGGCTTAGCCAAATCAAGCGCAGTTTTCTCCTCCTTATTCTGCGCGGCGCCGGAAGCGCCATGTTCGACAAGCAACAGTGCACACCCGTTCTGTTCGTCCTCGCAGGCCAAATGAAGCGGTGTGTTGCCTTCGGCATTCTGTACATTAACAGAAGCACCATGTTCCAGCAAATACTTGAGAATTTCCAGCCTGCCCTGCGAGACCACCCGATGCAGCGGGGTATCGTTTCGTTTATCCACCACATTCACATCGGCTCCCTGCTCTAGCAGGTATTTTACAatctaaaaaagtaaaaatcgaTTATTTATTGCCACTTCACCTGTCAGACATTTAAACTAACCTCAAAATGTCCTTTGGAGCAGGCATACTGCAGTGAAGAGTGACCTTGCCAGTTGCGGTGATTTACACTTGCACCTTTACTCACAAGAAACCGAACTGTGCTCAGGTGACCACCCAGCGTGGCCAGCACCAGAGGAGTCGCGCTGGTGTCATCTTCTGCATCCAACTGTTCCGGGGCTTTTTTAAGCAGCTCCTCCACCATCCGCTCGCGGCCCCGCAGGGCAGCCCAGTGTAGCAGGAAGCGGTCGTTCTGCAATACAATCGGTTGTCAAATTtttaaactggttttatcaaattaCTCACGGAATCTTTCTGCGTAATTAGCGATGGCTTGGTGGAGATCATCTCCTCCAGGACGTGGTAATCCTGCTGGGCCAATTCGTACAAGGGCATTTCTTTGTTCATTGTGGCTGTTGGAATTAAATGTTTATCACAAAACTACTGCTGTTAACCGTCCAACGGGATGATACATCAAATTTTCGACTTCTCGCCGGTctccttcttcttcttcttctttcttgCTGTGATATTGATTGTCACAGACTTTGTTATGGGACCGGTGACAGAGACCATATGCCCAGCGGTTTTTACATTTGTTGTTCATCTGGTGTCATTTCGGTCGGGCATTATTTAGTTGTTGCGTGATGTTTAACCTGtccttaatgattttttttgtggtttttatCCAATCCCTTCACAGTTCGAATTTAATCTTCTTAAGAAAGTCAACTATTTCTTTACAAGTATTAAGATTTTTTGTCTTAAAGATATCAATCAGCGTGTCATATTTGCGATCGAAAGAGTATTTTGATCGAGTTATCGAGTATTTGTTGCAGTGTAGTATAACGTGATCTGCAGTTTCTACTACCGAACAAACGTCGCACTCTGCAGTCTCGGtgattctcatttttttttagccAATATTTAGAATAGTTGTGTCCTGCCATGAGACGGTTTAGCGTTTTGACctcttggtttgtttttacatttgttgTTCATCTGGTGTCATTTCGGTCGGGCATTATTTAGTTGTTGCGTGATGTTTAACCTGtccttaatgattttttttgtggtttttatCCAATCCCTTCACAGTTCGAATTTAATCTTCTGCGATCGAAAAGAGTATTTTGATCGAGTTATCGAGTATTTGTTGCAGTGTAGTATAACGTGATCTGCAGTTTCTACTACCGAACAAACGTCGCACTCTGCAGTCTCGGTGATTCTCATCTTTTGTAGCCAATATTTAGAATAGTTGTGTCCTGCCATGAGACGGTTTAGCGTTTTGACCTCTTGGTTTGTTAGCTGTTTTCCGTTGTACCATGGAGTATCAAGGAATTTGGGTTGTAGGGCAAAGAAATGTTTTCCTTTCTCTTCAGCGTAAGTGTTATACCAATTGTTCGtttgtttcaatttttgttcGTCAATATATAGCATGGCATCTTTTAGGAACATTCCATTTTCCAGTACCAAGTCTGAGTTGATTCCAGCTTTGGCTAAACTATCTGCCATCTCATTGCCCTGGATGAAGGCATGTCCTGGTATCCACTGGATAGTAACTCTCAAGGTGGCAGACATCGCTGTTATACTTTGTATAACCTGATTGCGCTTTGCCTCTTTGGCCTCACTTTTAATAAGTTCGCATGATGATCGTGAGTCAGTACATAGCACTGCATCGAATATTTGATGTTGTTGCAAATATCTGAGTGCTACTACTATTGCGTAAATTTCAGCTGTCATGATACATGTTGGCGTTGCCAACCGTTGACTAGTTCTCCGTTTAGTGGTCTTGCAGTAAACTCCGATTCCGCAGTCGGCTCCTTTTTTAGAAGCATCTGTGTAAATCATCGGTCTGTGTTTGTATTTGCCATTACGTAAGCAAAGGAACATCTGTAAGAGTACTCTTGGGTTGCAGTTGTTTTTTGTTGGAGTAGACTTCGTCAGCTCAAGTCTGATGTCTATCGTCTATTCGATTCTAATATCTAGAGAGCTTTCTCCTGTCATGGCAGCGAGGGTATTTATTGGTGTTGTTTTTGTACACCCAGTGGACTTCCGCCAACACTGGTTGATATTTACTTGCACCTTTCCTCTGCTGGTCCGGCTTGCGTTTCCAAAGATAGTTGAACCATAATCTACAGTACTTCTTATGAGTGCTTTATGTAGTATACTCATGGTTTCAGGATGCCCTCCTTGTTTTATCGTTGAGATAACTTTCAGCATGTCGAGGCGTAATTTAATGTTTTGTTGGACTGCCCGTACTTGTGATCCGTAAGATGTGCTGCGATCCATATAGATACCTAGATATCTGTATGACTTGACCGTTTCTATCGTTTTTCCGGCAATTTTTATTTCCAGGGTCTCATTCGTTGCTTTGAAGATCATCGTCTTTGTTTTGTCGGGATTTATTTTAAAGTTTAGTTGTGCTGTTTTACGTTCAAATTCCTCTATAAATTTCTGTGCTTTGCGTTTTACTTCCAGGGTATTTTTACCGACGACTAAGGCAACAAAATCGTCAGCGAATTGCACTAATATAACGTCTTCCATCCCAATATCGTGTAAACTTGTCGTGTATATGTTGAATAGAGTTGGCGACAGGACATCGCCCTGCGGTAGTCCATTGCTTATCGTTCGTTTCAGCTCTTCTTGTTCGCACCGGATGCTTACTACCCTATTCCTTAGGAATGAGGTAACCCAGCTGATATATTCTCCTGGTATATTCAGATTCATCATTTCTTCCTCTAGCCGATCTGTTCGGACCGCATTGAAAGCATTACTCAAGTCAATAAATATTCCTGCAGTGACCAGTTTCCTTCGCCGATTTGACTCTATTAAATTCGATACGTAAGTGATGGCGGTAATTGTGGAATGTCCCTTTCTAAACCCAAAGGATAGTTTGGGTAGAaggtttttttcttcaatgaaaTCCGTTAGACCGTCAAGGATTGCCATGTTTAATGTTTTTGTTAACGTTGGTACCAGTGAaatcggtctatttccgcccgGGGTTGCCTGGTCCTTACCTGGTTTAGGTATCGCAATGATTTGTATTTCTTTGAGGTGATATGGAAGGCTAGCCTGTCTCCAGTAAGAATTTAGGTCATATAAAATTATGTTGACTACATCCGGCTGCAATTCTCTTAGCATGTCGTATGTGATCTTGTCTTTGCCGGGAGCAGTagctttttttcgttttaaaataCTGCACCATTTTTCCATGttgatgatattatagtttgcTTTTATCGAAAGATCTCTGTCCTGGTAAATGTCGCATGGGCCAAAATGTTCATCAAGAAATTTTCTTGTCAATTCCGGACAATCTTGGACAATACTGTTTCGGGGAGACGTCTGTTTTCCTCTGAGTCTTTTTATCTTTCTTCATAGCTCGGCCGAGCTAGTTTTAGGGTCCACTTCATTTGCAAACTGTTGTATGCTGTCTttcatgtttttctttttcttttgtaGAAATATGGCCGAAGCTCTCTTTAGTTTGGTAAGATTTTCACCGTTGCtaactctattgaattttttaagaGCTTCCTGTTTGTTTTTCCAGGCATCTTCAACTTCCTCACTCCACCAAtattttggattgtatttggttcTGGTCTTGTTCCTCTTTATTATTGAGTCAACTTCTCtggcaaatatcttaaataccaatatagttcacttacgtgaaaatatgaagacaaattgaaaatgacagaagcgttagtcaccttttcgaccgctaggtgcgccacttctgattttgttctacacgacatgtgaaaaagagtaacttttgacaataatattaccctaatgggtacactgaaaaaatgcacattttattgtgaagtggactcggccgaatattttataaaaataaagttcgcctatgtatgaggcaatccatgggtggtgttccacggtttgtacgattgtcgacctccgacaatattttgagttgtaaaatggcgacttccggtgactggaaaactgccgaaaatgaccaaataccacctaatatgggtgttgttttttttaactagaattacgctcagaggccagaaattgtctccaaatgccagtttgaaatccaagatggcgacttcccgtatctgaaaaacagcggcgaatgaccaaatatgggtatttctgcgattgttatgatgcactgaagccacaaatcgacctcagacaacattttgaattgtaagatggcgacttcgtgattggaaaagaaacgaaaatgaccaaataccacctaatatggacgtttatttaactagaatgacgctcagaggccagaaattgtctctgaataccattttgaaatcctagatggcgacttccggtttctgagaaacagccggatatgaccaaataccacccaacatgggtatttccgaaatcgtgatgatgcactgaaaccacaaatcgacttcagacaacattttgagttgtaaactggcgacttctggtgactggaaaactgccgaaaatgacccaaaaacaaccaaatatgggtgtttctttaaccaaaatgatgctcagaggccagaaattgtctccaaatgccgttttgaaatccaatatggcgacttccggttcctaagcAACAGTGGcagaagaccaaataacactcattatgggtatttccgtgattgttatgatgcactgaagctacaaatcgacctcagacaacattatgaattgtaaaatgacgacttccggtgaatgggaaactgccgaaaattaccaaataccacccaatatggtaatttcttcaaccggccgatttctatccaatatgagatgcttcgataccagaatgatacacagtagctagaatcgaccacagacaccattttgaattctaagatggtgacttccggtttctggaaaacagctgaaaatgactaaataacacctattattcgtgttccttaaaccagaatgacgctcagggaccagaaattgtctccaaatgccattttaaaatccagggtggtgacttccggtttctggaaaatagcctaaagggaccaaataccacccaatatgagagtttctttaaccagaatgatgcatggagctaaaaattgacctcagacaccattttgaactgtaagatggcaacttctgggaaacagccgaataccactgcatatgaatattttcgtaatcgaaataatgtggacaccatcttgaattcgaagatgaccactttcagtttctggaaaacaacgaaaataactgcataccacccaataagagtgttttcggaatagaggtgatgtactaaaggcaaaagtcgaggatgttgtcattccgataaaaccaataatttcaaacgatataaacaaatcgcaagaaatcaatgaatttggaatgttgaaaattattaaattaaacacaaaaataggcgggacgaagtttgccgggtcaactagtaaatacataaatgtactggttaaagcaaagctgaaagtgatgaatacgaagattagaactcgagagcaaaaaattcggagggataaaataaaaaacaaaaaatactttcaaaacgaagaaaactaaacattaaataatagtttttgcataacagttgttatcactaattatgtttgttttgttgaaaatcttttatatataatataataaagcttttaaaccaattacaacattatatgtatccatacttaaattggtaaattgatagaacattcaagtgttatctaagcagaaagttgcacaacaaccatatacgactattgacaaccattgtgcggtttcaccttttaccttttccacgaggtaatcgaaatattcatttaagtgtacacttcgtggcctgattttcgagcttgagcttgacggccgcaaaTTTCGTAATTGCTTCccatgatggatctgagctagtgaagttacacagggaaccacgtatatagcaacttgggattagtttaccatttacacgtcgtggcctgattatttgaatatttcttcttcgtgcctcgataagctacaactattatattatcaatatttaactcccggaatggcgttagtttcacatacaaacaatatacgcacgaaatctacaacatatttttttctgtgaaagtatgaaattgagtcaactaaatctaaaattgagtaaattcagtttcgtgtgtgataATGTCACACGCtgacagaaattcaacaacaatgcacagtggtacagtaaggcaaattAGGCTGACATgaatttttcgatgcgattttgtggttttgaagtaaatttttttcttaagaaCCTGTTTCTTGTATTTACTAATttcaagcaactttcggtatttcttcacaatatttatacaatacttgttctttcaaatgataccaaaaaatattatttatgtttgccctaaacggagacatcaattttttaaaagggcctatttttaaaatagaaatagtggaaactcttcatctgtacgatatatcgacaatgtttattcgtcaaaattggcgtatttttgattaaagttaccgaaaaaaactttgtttttaaatttgaattgaagaaATAGAGcgaagactgtttttggaaaccaaatttaatgtctacaaaaaagttttttgcaaAGTTACTttgaattagttgatctacaagattgccaaagaatgtttacaattatttatgcaaataaaaacaagttagtttgtttttatttcgttgattttaggaccaccctaattttcatttgaacataaatagaggactatgtataagaaacaactttttacaaaaactttggcattaaaccgcaaaccaaaatagcaacgaaaagctcatgtccgcctaaattgccttactgtaccactgtgcaatgagtttagttacctttttcaccacaagagggggtgttccctgtctgtcttcacggaaatatatgggaaattcgagagtgaactatattcgCTCTGACGGAGTTACGCTGCTGCCACCTTCAATTTGTTTACTCTGTGAGTGCAGAAGATAGGAATTTCTTCAAGAGTGAATGAGatagcaaacattttaatatttttccccAAAATTCGCATACGGGCAGTTCAATGTGTGTGAAGAAGATGATTTAATTCCGTCAGGGCGAATTGTTATGCTAAGATATTTGTCTCTGGTGATGTCTTGAATGCTGTTTACTTCGGAGCTGTCTATTTTCTAGATCTCCGATTTTATCCGTGTTCCATTGTACACATATTTTtgtcggggggggggggggggggagagtTTCCTTTAGACTTATTTCTATTAATAGATGATGACTACCGACCGATTGTTCTAGCACTGCCCAAGTTGTGTCCAGTGCCAAGTTACTGGAAACGAGGGTCAAGTCTATTGCTGTGGCTCTTTTATCGAGTTGTTGGGGTTTGAAGGTAGGGCTGCCATCGTTCATGAGGATAAAATCGGAAGTGTTGATTTCTTGCATAGCTGCTGCCCCTTTAGGTAGAGTTTTTATGTTTCCCCACGCCGTGTGGTGGCAATTAAAATCTCCTCCAATGACAACTCTAGGATACCTCGCTAATGTTGTTATTATATTTGCCAAGTCCTGCTGGAATTCTCTTTGAGAAATCGATGGGGCAAAATAAGCAGCCACTATTACTAACTTCAACGTGGGCACGCTTATTGCCGTACATTGTATGCCCTCGCATGTGGTGTTCACGGGTATTCGTTGATATCCGTGTTTGTTCTGTACATAAATTGCTGCTCCTCCTTTTCCGTCGCTTCGAGAATTAGCGATCATGTGATATCCGCTAATATTGTATATTTTGGTGTTTTCGTTCTCCTCTTTGGTTCATGTTTCTGATATTATTGCTGCTGTATACGATCCACTCATGAGAGTTCTTTGTAGCTCTTGTTTGTGTTTGGTGACGCTTTGAACATTACattgaataatttttatatCTATTTCTTTAAAAATATAAGAG
It includes:
- the LOC129717925 gene encoding 26S proteasome non-ATPase regulatory subunit 10-like gives rise to the protein MNKEMPLYELAQQDYHVLEEMISTKPSLITQKDSNDRFLLHWAALRGRERMVEELLKKAPEQLDAEDDTSATPLVLATLGGHLSTVRFLVSKGASVNHRNWQGHSSLQYACSKGHFEIVKYLLEQGADVNVVDKRNDTPLHRVVSQGRLEILKYLLEHGASVNVQNAEGNTPLHLACEDEQNGCALLLVEHGASGAAQNKEEKTALDLAKPGLRRNLKTKLGINDE